The genomic stretch GAGGAATAAAACATGCAATCTTTATCTTCCAAACTATTGGAAAAAGCAGTAGAACAATTTGCTTCCCTTCCGGGAATCGGACGCAAAACAGCTTTACGTTATGTGTTACATATGCTTCGCCAAAGCCCCGAAGAAGTAAAGCAATTTACGGACAGCATTACCGCCTTGAAAGAAGCCATCAAAGAATGTCAACACTGTCACAACATTTCAGACAGTGACATCTGTGAGATCTGTTCCGATCCCAAACGAGACGCCCAGACTATATGTGTCGTGGAAAACATCAAGGATATCATGTCCCTTGAAGCCACCGGACAATACCACGGGCTTTACCATGTCTTAGGAGGAATCATCTCCCCCATGGACGGCATCGGTCCCTCCGATCTTCACATAAACACCCTACTGGAACGAGTAGCCAATCCTTCCGTGAAAGAGGTCATTTTCGCATTGCGGGCCACCATCGAAGGAGACACCACAGGATATTATATCTTCAAAAAACTCCCCCGTCAGGATGAAATCACGATTAGCACTCTTGCCAAAGGTATTGCCATCGGCAATGACTTGGAATATACCGATGAGCTCACACTCGGTCGCTCTCTAGTCAACCGGGTGAAATTCAGCCTAAACGGATAATCCATAAGATTTTAAATTATACGATCCCGGAATTCTGCCTATTTCCAATCAAAATAAAAGCCCCATAAATCACTGAAAACGAACAAAAAACGGATCATATAATCTAAAATTTTTAAATCAATCGCTCCAATAGCATTCGCAATTTAGGATCCGAAGGACGTTTCGCATTTGCATCAACAATCTTCCCCTCTTTATCCACGATTACGATACGAGGAACTCCATGAATCAAGTATTTTTTCACTAAATCCGATTTAAAACCTCCCGGCAAATTCAACTGTAATTCCGCACCTCTCTTATCTTTAACCATCTCCCTCCACAAAGCCATCAACTCATCCCCTGTATCCACAGACATCGCAATAAACACGATATTCTCTCCTTGCATATCATCGGCCAATTTTTCCATATAAGGCATCTCAGCACGACACGGAATACATCCCGTGAACCAAAAATCCAACACTTGAATTTTCCCTTTAAAATCAGCAGACGAATACTCTTTGCCATTTATATCGACAGCCTTGAATTCTGGAGCCATCTCGCCCCTCAATATCGTTTTATGAGCCTCACGGGATGCTCTATAACGAGCCTCAAGAGAAGGTAATTCCTCTAATGCTGCTGCATGTGTAATAAACGGCCGGACACTCTCAATATAAACCGGAAAATCATCTGAATACCCCTTCTGCAAAACATGATCCAACAATTTAACCAAAAATAGCGAACGAACTTTCTCATCCTCAATTTTCTTCGCATAAATTTCCATGTAATGCTCCGGGGATACTTCAATCCACCCCTCTTTTTCTCCACGCTCGAAAACACCAAGCATAACCGTAAACCATTTAGGTATCTGCACGATAGCCGAATCCGTAAAAGTCATACTTTGGGCGAAATCATAATAATGTTCCGGCAACTCAATATTCATATGTGCAAACATCATAGCATTTGCCGGCCCGAAAAGTAATTGATTATAAAAATCATATTTATATTTCAAACCTTGAAGGTGAATAAACTCATTATCAAGCCCTGACGCCTCCAACTTTGCAATCAATCGTTTAATCTCCTCTGAGTTTATTTCCAACCATTCGGCAGAATAACTTTCAATCCCCTCCTTCGAGATCCCGATATATCGATTTTCAGCCAGAAAAGTATTTTCTGCAGCCCAATCTCCTTTAAACTCAACTCCGTTTTCACTTTCAACGATCTCCACATTAGCTCCCGGTGTCAAGTACACGGAATAAAACCCTTGCTTTACCCCCACGTAACGGAAAAAAGTCGGTTCTTGAATTTCTGCTACAAACTGATATTTCCCGGTTGAATCTGCCGCCACCTTATCATAGGCAGTTTTACTTTCCGGTTGGAAAAAGAAATTCCCCTTCAACGTGTTACTAAAAACAACCTTCGCATCAGTTGCCATTTTCGAATCCCGACACCCGGCCCCGATAAAAATCAGGACCGATAGTGTCAGAAACACACAACATATCTTACGTGTCATTTGCATCTTTATTTTGTATTCTGGATCAAGTTACTTGTTTCCATTGCATTTTGTGGGAAAGGCCATACATACAATGGAGAACCCGGCTTCAAAGTAAGCTCTTTCGTTTCACCTGCCTCATTGATATATGTACGAGTAAACGTTTCATTCAACTGCACGCTGAACCGACGCATATCAAAGAACCCGTTATAAGTAAACATCAACTCCCGCTTCCGTTCATTACGCACTTGCTTCAAAGCCTCGTCCGCATCAGCTGCCGTCAATTCAGGAGTTCCATTCTTTACCCGATATTTGTACATCTCGTTCAAATATTTCATTGCATTTACCGGATCATTCAATCTAGCGTAACACTCGGCAACGATCAAATACACCTCCGAAAGACGCATTCCTCCACAATTCCATTTTACCTGGATAGACCCGAACATTCTAGCCCCACTTTCTCCCGTCGGTCTATTAGGTGTACTATAACTAATACAAGTTTTGTAACGCAAATCGTTCTGTTTATCAAACAAATCCAATGTTTCCTTACGAATCCAGAACGGGAAAGGCTCCCCATTATCATTATTGCAGAATTGATATAACAGATTCTCGGGGTCTGCCTTCGGATGAATTGCATATGAATCCCAACCCGTTGACATAAAATCCATAAAAGGTAATTCCGCTACAACATCATAATACATTGGTCTCATATCCCACAACTTATGATAAGTTGATTTCAATACTTCCAATCCAGCATTTAAAGCTGAATCCAATTCTCCTTTATACAAATGTACTTTTGCCTTTAAGGCCCAACCGAAAGCTAAACTAGGCCGAAACTCATTCAACGGTTTTTCTGGTAAATCGGGTATTGCCGCATTTAAATCCTCCATGATAAAATCATACACCTCCTGCACGGAATACTGTTTACTTTCATTCTCCAAATCAAATTTTTTATGAATAATAATCCCGTTATCCGTGGCAGCAGTTTCCTTCACGTAAGGCTTTGCAAAAGTATTCACTAGTATAAAATAGTTGTATGCTCGCATCGCCTTTGCCTGCGCCATGGCTAACTTTTTATCAGCCAATGGTCCTTCTGCATCATTCACATTCTCCACCACAATATTATAATTTGCAATCCGGGAATAGCACTTACTATAAAGTTCACTCGTCACAGTATGTTGTTGTCGTAACCCTTCTGTTTCATCCCACAAAAAAGCGATCGAACGCAACGGGTATTTATAATTTTCAATCTCATTTTTATAAGGCCAGGTAGCATCCCCGGAAAAATACCAAAAATCACCTGTTGGGTATTCTGAGGCCATAGACTCCACTAAGCCGAGATAATCATCTGTCGTGTTCAACACAGACTCTCCTTTCGGCACTAAATCCAAGTAATTATCACAAGACATCAGAAAAACCGAGAGGCATAAACTTACTATCGTTATATATTTTCTCATATTCTTACTTGTTAAAAGTTAATATTCAATCCCACGCTATAAGTAGGCATCATAAACTGAGTACGCATACCTTCATTCGCCTTAAATGATTCGGGATCAATTCCCTCGTTATTGGCGGCCCAATAAAATGGGTTATCCACCTGGGCACGAATAACAACATTCTGCAGATTTATTTTCTGAAGCAAATTTTTCGGGAAAGAATAGGATACCCCGATATTACGACACTTGATAAATGAAGCACTGAGCACGTGAGAATCCGCATACCGCCATAGATTTTCCCGGTCTGAATCCGCAGAAGTTGCGCTTCTCATTGCCGGAATATCCGTGTCTTTATTACTCTCAGTCCAACGATTAACCATATCCTTATGCATTGCACCATTTATACTACCATAAGTAGAAGTAGATTGAAGACTACCATAAGTACTATACAACGGAGTCACGTCATTTCTCAACGAATGTCCCGTATAGTACACGAATTTCGTAAAGAATTCCCAAGTTTTCCATCTCAGATTAACAGCCAAAGCACCATTCCATTTTGGAGTTAACTGACCGACATTTACTAGAGCATTGATATTACGTACCGGTTCGTTGGCTTTTATTTCGCCATTTTCGTCATACACGGACGGATCACCATTCTCGGTTAACCCTGCATAACGATAAGCATAAATAGAATTATAGGTATCTCCTTTTAAGTAATTGCTTCCCGGATATCTCAACATATCCAAAGCGTTAGACGGCGTGAACCCCACCTTCATAATCTTATTTTTATTATTGGCTGCTGTCAAAGTCGTGTTCAGTGCCCACTCCTTGTTATTCAACCAATCATAAGACAACGATATCTCCAATCCCGTATTTCTCATGGCCCCGTTATTCACCCGTGCAGATTCAAAACCTAAAGAAGGATCCAATGTTTTGTTTGCCAACAAATCCGAACTATATCGACGATAAAACTCCAACGATCCTTTCAATCTTCCCAACAAAGCGAAATCTGTACCGATATTCAATGTGGACGTTTTTTCCCAACGCAACATCGGATTCGGGGGAGTCAATATAGATGTCAAGCTATTTTGCGTGTAAGGAGAGGTTATGTAAGCTCCCAACAAATAAGGAGAAGAAGATTGATCCACGTTACCCGTAATACCATAAGTTACACGTAGTTTCAACATATCCAACCAAGCAATGTCATTCAAGAAAGATTCCCTTGTCATCAACCAACCTGCTCCGACAGACCACAAAGGACGATAACGATATTTAGGATCCGTTCCGAAAAGGTCTGCTTGTTCCACCCTCACACTCGCATTTAAACTATATTTAGAATCGTAAGTATATCCTGCATTAGCATAAGCGGAAACATACCGATGTTTAGTGCTCGTTACTTGAAGTCTTTCGGAAAATGTCAAAGAAGCACTTGACAACTGACCGACAACCCCTTGAGCCAATGTAGCCCAATCCACCTGTTTATAAGTCAATTTTTTGTCATCATAACCATAACGCTCACTCATCGTTCCATTCCATTCATCCTGACGAATTTCAGCACCCGCCAACACGGTCAAATCGTGCTTCTCCCCCATCGTAGTCTGGTAATTCAATTGTGCTCGAAAATTAAAATACTCTTCATTCTGATTATTCTCCGAGAGATGACCTCCCTGGGGCAAATTATACACAAAATTGCCAACTGAACCAGAAGTATAACGATTAACCAATTCTCGCATTTTATAAGAATTTGCCTCGTCAAACTGCTTGATATTTATATTTTTGCGTTCATATTGAAATTTCACCCCTAAATCTAAACCTTTCCATAACTTGAAATCGGCATCTGTAAACAAACGCACATACAAGCTATTGGTTTTTTGCATATTATTATTCCTCTCCTCGTTCAAATTGAATCCCATAAACTCCA from Butyricimonas virosa encodes the following:
- the recR gene encoding recombination mediator RecR, translated to MQSLSSKLLEKAVEQFASLPGIGRKTALRYVLHMLRQSPEEVKQFTDSITALKEAIKECQHCHNISDSDICEICSDPKRDAQTICVVENIKDIMSLEATGQYHGLYHVLGGIISPMDGIGPSDLHINTLLERVANPSVKEVIFALRATIEGDTTGYYIFKKLPRQDEITISTLAKGIAIGNDLEYTDELTLGRSLVNRVKFSLNG
- a CDS encoding TlpA family protein disulfide reductase, translated to MTRKICCVFLTLSVLIFIGAGCRDSKMATDAKVVFSNTLKGNFFFQPESKTAYDKVAADSTGKYQFVAEIQEPTFFRYVGVKQGFYSVYLTPGANVEIVESENGVEFKGDWAAENTFLAENRYIGISKEGIESYSAEWLEINSEEIKRLIAKLEASGLDNEFIHLQGLKYKYDFYNQLLFGPANAMMFAHMNIELPEHYYDFAQSMTFTDSAIVQIPKWFTVMLGVFERGEKEGWIEVSPEHYMEIYAKKIEDEKVRSLFLVKLLDHVLQKGYSDDFPVYIESVRPFITHAAALEELPSLEARYRASREAHKTILRGEMAPEFKAVDINGKEYSSADFKGKIQVLDFWFTGCIPCRAEMPYMEKLADDMQGENIVFIAMSVDTGDELMALWREMVKDKRGAELQLNLPGGFKSDLVKKYLIHGVPRIVIVDKEGKIVDANAKRPSDPKLRMLLERLI
- a CDS encoding RagB/SusD family nutrient uptake outer membrane protein; the encoded protein is MRKYITIVSLCLSVFLMSCDNYLDLVPKGESVLNTTDDYLGLVESMASEYPTGDFWYFSGDATWPYKNEIENYKYPLRSIAFLWDETEGLRQQHTVTSELYSKCYSRIANYNIVVENVNDAEGPLADKKLAMAQAKAMRAYNYFILVNTFAKPYVKETAATDNGIIIHKKFDLENESKQYSVQEVYDFIMEDLNAAIPDLPEKPLNEFRPSLAFGWALKAKVHLYKGELDSALNAGLEVLKSTYHKLWDMRPMYYDVVAELPFMDFMSTGWDSYAIHPKADPENLLYQFCNNDNGEPFPFWIRKETLDLFDKQNDLRYKTCISYSTPNRPTGESGARMFGSIQVKWNCGGMRLSEVYLIVAECYARLNDPVNAMKYLNEMYKYRVKNGTPELTAADADEALKQVRNERKRELMFTYNGFFDMRRFSVQLNETFTRTYINEAGETKELTLKPGSPLYVWPFPQNAMETSNLIQNTK
- a CDS encoding SusC/RagA family TonB-linked outer membrane protein — protein: MAILLSKKRSIDRNVSRRIVKMFLIQFVFCLCFFTSIASGVTQNRVVNLDFENVELSKALKSLSEAANCKFVFNYDDLNNYKVSAKLENKSVEECLDILLARVPFKYSQEGELIVISYKSNDEKKIYKVRGVVKDETGMPLPGVAVIQKGTTLGAATDVDGRFEFQLTEKNVTLVFSFVGMKTKELLYDGSDKLLDVTMEEEVEMLGEVVATGYQTISRERSTGSVTILKAEDLRKVQGTSLVSKIEGLTPGLSTYGDKLEIRGTSSFAVSSTPLLVVDGIVMNQGLNSINPDDVETITVLKDAAATSLYGVRASNGVIVITTKKGKSDKVNFDLSAGFYINPLPKLSYMDYASTSDIIDFELEFLLNNDLYKQNPGDYFDDKNQTTSSKPYTRIERYYYELYKGNMTQAQVDEKVNAMRKNDYRKEARKLMSETALTQNYNLSISKGGEKSNLYFSLRYEDNGKYLKSDAASQYSIYLKNELNLTDWFTLTYGANTYIAKMKESMSGISYLDVMPYEKVLTDEGNPIYQYGYNFYRSIEIDETEGLEFMGFNLNEERNNNMQKTNSLYVRLFTDADFKLWKGLDLGVKFQYERKNINIKQFDEANSYKMRELVNRYTSGSVGNFVYNLPQGGHLSENNQNEEYFNFRAQLNYQTTMGEKHDLTVLAGAEIRQDEWNGTMSERYGYDDKKLTYKQVDWATLAQGVVGQLSSASLTFSERLQVTSTKHRYVSAYANAGYTYDSKYSLNASVRVEQADLFGTDPKYRYRPLWSVGAGWLMTRESFLNDIAWLDMLKLRVTYGITGNVDQSSSPYLLGAYITSPYTQNSLTSILTPPNPMLRWEKTSTLNIGTDFALLGRLKGSLEFYRRYSSDLLANKTLDPSLGFESARVNNGAMRNTGLEISLSYDWLNNKEWALNTTLTAANNKNKIMKVGFTPSNALDMLRYPGSNYLKGDTYNSIYAYRYAGLTENGDPSVYDENGEIKANEPVRNINALVNVGQLTPKWNGALAVNLRWKTWEFFTKFVYYTGHSLRNDVTPLYSTYGSLQSTSTYGSINGAMHKDMVNRWTESNKDTDIPAMRSATSADSDRENLWRYADSHVLSASFIKCRNIGVSYSFPKNLLQKINLQNVVIRAQVDNPFYWAANNEGIDPESFKANEGMRTQFMMPTYSVGLNINF